Proteins encoded by one window of Tunturibacter psychrotolerans:
- a CDS encoding phage tail protein produces the protein MMKIPQTGTFIELDPVIGWQATTSQLSPVIAAGLAPNCSAGQPAAASSAVPPAWCPSSPTSAQPDKPVTPQGWVVDCVTGQPLPFLPALTGQLDYPIAFALGKNDGKLYLLDDAVNRIKVLDLEQRREFAAIAGFGGKGKQARSFRHPQGLAVADDGSYIVADTGNHQVKIFSRFPNALLAVWGSGSAGIAEGEFSAPWKVAVDRCGLIYIADRGNGRVQRMYRDGSLAAPIGGLKSPTGLALGPDGTLAVLDSPNIYIYAPGQTIPVNSLPAVAEAGCLTFDATGCYLYVGTSTALVYKFEVSAGAGFRPVGIGVTGVQGRLLDLIWIPGEQLLAILLPHCAQQPNLVAIPTCGSYLTSGTLTTATLDSGIENCVWDRIQLKATVPTGTGILVSTETAATDTWNLEEAQFNADCSAYSPANQGCSLALTGNNPDCLVQSAPGRYLRLQVQLNSNVIASPLLESIQISYPRSSYLQYLPAVYQEDDLSRVFLDRFLRIFQTTFDGFDKTLDTMWTRFDPLSVPSSWFSWLAAWIAFPINPSWTDQQRRAALKSAGQLYSLRGTPSGVQQLIQQYSGVDVRLIEHFRLRELIILADKPGAGTTLGAGTRLWSRDYYQRLQLGVYSRVGYFELTGEPIPGIEPLAWGANEFTVFFDCDPYQVSATQQKVSQLVEQEKPAHTKANYAPVFPRMRVGVQSTLGVDTRIAEYTPLLLGTTGILDYDSILSCSTTETHLLAQHATLRPQVDLNTRLL, from the coding sequence ATGATGAAGATTCCTCAGACCGGTACCTTCATTGAGCTCGATCCAGTCATAGGCTGGCAGGCGACCACAAGCCAGTTGTCGCCTGTCATCGCTGCCGGCCTTGCGCCAAATTGTTCCGCCGGTCAGCCTGCGGCGGCTTCGAGTGCTGTGCCGCCGGCGTGGTGCCCCAGTAGTCCTACCTCGGCGCAGCCGGACAAGCCAGTAACTCCCCAGGGTTGGGTAGTGGATTGTGTCACGGGGCAGCCGCTTCCATTCCTGCCGGCACTGACCGGGCAACTCGACTACCCTATCGCGTTCGCTCTGGGAAAAAATGATGGCAAGCTCTATCTGCTCGACGACGCCGTCAATCGCATCAAGGTGCTCGACCTTGAACAACGGAGAGAGTTTGCTGCCATCGCCGGATTCGGCGGCAAGGGAAAGCAAGCCCGGAGTTTTCGTCATCCGCAGGGGCTCGCTGTGGCGGACGACGGCTCTTACATCGTTGCCGATACCGGCAATCACCAGGTAAAGATTTTCTCCCGTTTCCCCAACGCGCTGCTGGCGGTGTGGGGTTCAGGCAGCGCAGGCATTGCAGAGGGCGAGTTCAGCGCTCCCTGGAAAGTCGCCGTAGATCGCTGTGGTTTGATCTATATCGCCGATCGAGGAAACGGGCGCGTCCAGCGAATGTACCGCGACGGCAGCTTGGCAGCTCCTATTGGTGGATTAAAAAGCCCGACCGGATTGGCCCTTGGGCCCGACGGTACCCTCGCGGTCTTGGACAGCCCCAATATCTATATCTACGCACCAGGCCAAACTATCCCCGTGAACTCTCTGCCTGCGGTTGCTGAGGCCGGCTGCCTTACGTTTGACGCCACGGGCTGCTATCTCTACGTGGGAACGTCGACCGCCCTGGTCTATAAATTTGAAGTCTCAGCCGGCGCAGGATTCCGCCCCGTAGGCATTGGCGTCACCGGGGTTCAGGGACGGCTGCTCGATTTGATATGGATCCCGGGTGAGCAACTTCTGGCAATTCTGCTGCCGCATTGTGCTCAGCAGCCCAACCTGGTAGCCATCCCCACCTGCGGCAGCTATTTGACCAGCGGCACATTGACCACCGCGACACTCGACAGCGGCATAGAGAACTGTGTTTGGGACCGCATTCAGCTCAAGGCCACCGTGCCGACCGGTACAGGAATCTTGGTGTCTACGGAAACCGCAGCTACCGATACTTGGAACCTCGAAGAAGCACAGTTCAATGCCGATTGCTCAGCCTATTCTCCCGCTAACCAGGGTTGTTCTCTGGCCCTTACCGGCAACAATCCAGATTGCCTGGTGCAAAGCGCCCCAGGCCGCTACCTCCGCTTACAGGTGCAACTCAACAGCAATGTCATTGCGTCTCCCTTGCTGGAATCTATCCAGATTAGCTATCCGCGATCTAGTTATTTGCAGTATCTTCCCGCCGTCTACCAGGAAGATGATCTGAGCCGGGTATTTCTCGACCGCTTTCTCAGGATCTTTCAAACCACCTTCGACGGTTTTGATAAGACGCTCGACACCATGTGGACCAGGTTCGATCCTCTCTCCGTGCCCAGCTCGTGGTTCTCCTGGCTGGCAGCCTGGATCGCGTTTCCCATCAATCCTTCCTGGACCGATCAGCAGCGCCGTGCTGCGTTGAAAAGCGCCGGACAGCTTTATTCATTGCGGGGAACGCCCTCGGGAGTACAACAGTTGATCCAGCAGTACTCCGGGGTAGATGTGCGTCTCATCGAGCATTTTCGTCTGCGCGAGTTGATTATCCTGGCCGACAAGCCCGGCGCCGGTACCACGCTCGGAGCAGGCACGCGCTTATGGAGCCGCGACTATTACCAGCGGTTGCAATTGGGTGTTTATAGCCGCGTCGGCTACTTCGAACTCACCGGCGAGCCCATACCCGGCATCGAGCCGCTCGCCTGGGGGGCCAATGAGTTCACGGTGTTCTTCGATTGCGATCCATACCAGGTCTCTGCCACCCAGCAAAAAGTCTCGCAGTTGGTCGAGCAGGAAAAGCCGGCACACACTAAGGCCAACTATGCGCCCGTCTTTCCCCGGATGAGGGTGGGCGTGCAATCTACTCTCGGTGTCGATACCAGGATCGCTGAGTACACACCGCTGTTGCTGGGGACCACGGGGATTCTCGATTACGATTCGATTCTTTCCTGTTCAACCACGGAGACCCACCTTCTGGCGCAACACGCAACCTTGCGGCCGCAGGTGGATCTGAACACTCGACTTCTTTAA
- a CDS encoding putative baseplate assembly protein — MPLPEINLDDRTFEQLYQELIRRIPAYTPEWTDLNDSDPGVTLVQLFAWLAEILVYRINQVPQKNFIKFLELVGIPLTAPSPAVTELQFTLVPKASATSVLAGTQVALGSGSSGQQVVFETDFDLLVTGLTLVSVQSYNGLQFTDYTAANALYASLGYPPLSVTPQANAALYLGFDNTFPAGTNRLTIHVAQGPTPAPVQGGVGTPTLAAPSVEANWQYWNGQWTQLQVQNDTTSALTKSGYVTFTAPTDGQLQQFGLLTKPGDQPLFWIRYFIQSLVGSGYDNVPMLSGILLDTVSATNSVTETAELLGASNGRPNQTFQLANFPILSGTIAVDDGNGYAPWTEVDDFDGYTAMSQVYTLDDATGLVTFGDGIHGGIPPRLPGNGSNLDSADQTNVMATTYKWGGGAAANSGANTITTLLASIPNLQGVSNPLPSYGGADEESVQDAEDSAPMILRTQNRAVTVSDFAFLATQTPGAQIKRAQAFPLLNPNFRVLSSVIDGSPRVEVPIPGAVTVFVIPDSLQLPPVPSENTLQLVANYLDARRLLTCELYVAPPHYRQVRIEVQVVANPAFDLGTVGDAVLKQLLVYFNPLPPGGANKTGWDFGGTIYFAETYRQIFNVTGVLLIKGTLQTYVDSVLQTPCTDVSIMPDEIVYSANHGVIVTYS, encoded by the coding sequence ATGCCTTTGCCCGAAATAAATCTCGACGATCGTACCTTTGAGCAACTGTATCAGGAGCTGATACGCCGCATTCCGGCTTACACGCCGGAGTGGACTGACCTGAACGACAGCGATCCCGGCGTAACTTTGGTTCAGCTCTTCGCCTGGTTAGCGGAAATTCTTGTCTACCGTATCAATCAGGTGCCGCAGAAGAATTTCATCAAGTTCCTGGAACTGGTCGGAATTCCTTTGACTGCGCCTTCGCCGGCGGTGACAGAACTGCAATTCACGCTGGTTCCAAAGGCTTCGGCAACTTCTGTTCTGGCTGGAACCCAGGTGGCTTTGGGCAGTGGTTCCAGTGGCCAGCAGGTAGTCTTCGAGACCGACTTCGACCTTCTCGTTACCGGGCTCACGCTGGTCTCGGTCCAGAGCTACAACGGTTTACAGTTTACCGACTATACCGCGGCGAACGCCTTGTACGCTTCGCTCGGCTATCCGCCGCTGAGTGTAACCCCGCAAGCCAATGCCGCGCTCTACCTCGGGTTTGATAACACTTTTCCCGCCGGAACAAACCGTTTGACCATCCATGTTGCCCAAGGCCCTACTCCGGCGCCGGTGCAGGGCGGCGTGGGGACGCCAACCCTTGCCGCGCCGTCGGTAGAGGCGAACTGGCAGTACTGGAACGGCCAATGGACGCAACTGCAGGTGCAAAATGATACAACCTCGGCGTTAACCAAAAGCGGTTATGTCACGTTCACCGCTCCTACCGATGGACAGCTGCAGCAGTTTGGTCTGCTCACCAAACCCGGTGATCAGCCGCTGTTTTGGATTCGCTATTTCATCCAGAGCCTGGTCGGCTCCGGCTATGACAATGTTCCCATGCTGTCGGGTATTCTGCTCGATACGGTGTCAGCAACCAACTCTGTGACAGAAACGGCAGAGCTGCTGGGAGCCTCGAATGGCCGCCCCAACCAGACGTTTCAACTGGCAAACTTTCCCATTCTCTCTGGCACCATCGCGGTGGATGATGGAAATGGCTACGCACCCTGGACAGAAGTCGACGACTTCGACGGGTACACAGCCATGTCCCAGGTTTACACCCTCGATGATGCCACCGGCCTGGTCACCTTCGGGGACGGTATCCACGGAGGGATTCCGCCCCGCTTACCTGGCAACGGCAGCAATCTCGACAGCGCGGACCAAACCAATGTGATGGCAACAACGTACAAGTGGGGTGGCGGAGCGGCGGCCAATTCCGGCGCCAACACCATCACCACTCTGCTTGCATCTATCCCCAACCTTCAGGGGGTTAGCAATCCGCTCCCATCCTACGGCGGCGCCGACGAGGAGTCGGTGCAAGACGCGGAAGACAGCGCGCCGATGATCTTAAGGACGCAGAACCGCGCAGTGACAGTGAGCGACTTTGCCTTCCTGGCGACCCAGACGCCGGGGGCACAGATCAAGCGGGCGCAGGCTTTCCCTTTGCTGAATCCCAACTTCCGCGTCTTGAGCTCCGTGATCGATGGTAGTCCCCGTGTCGAAGTGCCCATTCCAGGAGCGGTTACCGTTTTCGTCATTCCCGACAGCCTGCAGTTGCCTCCTGTCCCCAGCGAAAACACCCTGCAGTTAGTTGCCAATTATCTTGACGCGCGCCGGCTATTGACCTGCGAGCTCTATGTTGCTCCCCCGCATTATCGCCAGGTACGTATTGAAGTGCAGGTAGTGGCGAACCCGGCTTTCGACCTGGGCACGGTAGGCGATGCAGTGCTGAAACAGTTGCTTGTTTATTTCAATCCGCTCCCGCCTGGCGGCGCGAATAAAACCGGGTGGGACTTCGGGGGGACGATCTACTTCGCCGAAACCTATCGCCAGATTTTCAATGTGACCGGAGTCCTCCTCATCAAGGGAACTCTCCAGACCTACGTCGATTCCGTGTTGCAGACTCCATGCACCGACGTCTCGATTATGCCCGACGAAATCGTTTACTCCGCAAACCACGGTGTCATCGTCACCTACTCATGA
- a CDS encoding GPW/gp25 family protein: protein MSTTDIIGSGWKFPIRTNVKGGISCSSGPTRVQDAIWIILSTSLGERQMRETFGAGVNNYVFQSNSDMVRAQLAAAVSSALAQWEPRIQQVNVSVQQGSQPSQVLIVIDYQISSTNELFNLVYPLYLQEGVG, encoded by the coding sequence ATGAGCACTACCGACATCATAGGTTCCGGATGGAAGTTCCCCATTCGTACCAACGTTAAGGGGGGAATCAGTTGTTCCTCAGGGCCCACCCGCGTTCAAGACGCGATCTGGATCATCCTCTCCACTTCGTTGGGGGAGCGGCAGATGCGGGAAACTTTTGGGGCGGGGGTGAACAACTACGTCTTTCAATCCAACAGTGATATGGTTCGCGCTCAACTTGCGGCCGCGGTCAGCTCCGCGCTTGCCCAGTGGGAGCCACGTATCCAGCAGGTGAATGTTTCCGTGCAGCAAGGGAGCCAGCCCAGCCAGGTACTCATCGTCATTGACTATCAGATCAGCTCCACCAACGAGCTCTTCAACCTGGTCTATCCCTTGTACTTGCAGGAGGGAGTGGGTTAA
- a CDS encoding phage baseplate assembly protein V: MSQISGLVIGLVTQVDVGKIKVNYPWLDANHESDWIRIATAMSGNNRGSCFMPELQDEVLIGFDKGDTRTPYVVGFLWNGVDAPPSQDVRDRRITSVNGHCIRFLDSTPSGGSLGALVVEDAHGNAVTMSNGKITIRSQGVLELIAPSMTLNGRIVAPNGNPI, encoded by the coding sequence ATGAGCCAGATTAGCGGATTGGTCATCGGGTTGGTGACGCAGGTCGACGTAGGCAAGATTAAGGTCAATTACCCATGGTTGGATGCAAACCACGAGAGCGACTGGATCCGCATCGCGACTGCGATGAGTGGGAACAATCGCGGTTCCTGCTTCATGCCCGAGTTGCAGGACGAAGTCTTGATCGGGTTCGACAAGGGTGACACGCGAACCCCCTATGTCGTGGGATTTCTGTGGAACGGAGTCGATGCTCCCCCAAGCCAGGACGTTCGCGACCGGCGCATCACGTCCGTGAACGGCCATTGCATCCGCTTTCTCGACTCCACCCCCTCCGGCGGTAGTTTGGGTGCGCTGGTGGTCGAGGACGCCCATGGCAACGCCGTTACTATGTCGAACGGGAAAATAACCATCCGCAGTCAAGGTGTTCTCGAACTGATCGCACCCAGCATGACCCTGAATGGGCGAATAGTTGCGCCCAATGGAAACCCAATTTAG
- a CDS encoding phage late control D family protein, protein MASVPAIEQDIYVGQDFYVPAYRVRVRGQALLQAEYDVLSVTYTDSDTDMDSFDLTINNWDPDGNGPGKGWFKYSDTHIFDPWQEVELSMGYYVNGNDQLETMLVGEIVRMTPNFPESGPSTMTVHCVNLLQRFRTTQITKDYFQKQDSWIARDLVQSIAKDIRQKIPSLDLEVDDDEISLNLGIENPIEHLDVHQKYAINFLYFRSREIGYDIWLDEDTQGARRSVTFHYAPSKYTLKPTYVLEWGKSLISFQPSFGTANQPDQVIVRYWNPKTKQKFEGLATRADLAQDGVIDPTADFGVQQGPLAKKTDLVTNLVVQSDDEAKTAAKRRLRILAQVLIEGKGKTVGLPDLRSGNKIRIKGLGRYNGLYHVTSTTHTIGDSGYTTEFSARMETDPT, encoded by the coding sequence GTGGCATCGGTTCCCGCAATCGAGCAGGACATCTACGTCGGCCAGGACTTCTACGTGCCGGCGTATCGGGTGCGTGTTCGCGGGCAAGCGCTCCTGCAGGCTGAGTATGACGTCCTCAGCGTGACTTATACAGACAGCGATACGGACATGGACTCCTTCGACCTGACCATCAACAATTGGGATCCTGACGGCAACGGGCCGGGCAAGGGATGGTTCAAGTACAGCGATACGCACATTTTCGATCCATGGCAGGAAGTGGAGCTTTCCATGGGTTATTACGTCAATGGTAACGATCAACTGGAAACCATGTTGGTGGGTGAAATCGTGCGCATGACTCCCAATTTCCCTGAGTCGGGACCATCCACAATGACGGTGCACTGCGTCAATCTGCTGCAACGATTCCGCACGACACAAATTACCAAGGACTACTTCCAAAAGCAGGATTCCTGGATCGCCCGGGACCTGGTCCAGAGCATTGCCAAGGACATTCGACAGAAAATCCCCTCACTCGATCTCGAGGTGGATGACGATGAGATCAGCCTCAATCTGGGCATAGAAAATCCCATTGAACATTTGGATGTTCATCAAAAGTACGCGATCAATTTTCTATATTTTCGCAGCCGTGAAATCGGCTACGACATCTGGCTGGACGAGGATACGCAAGGGGCTCGACGTAGCGTTACCTTTCATTACGCGCCCAGCAAGTACACCTTAAAGCCCACGTATGTTCTGGAGTGGGGAAAATCGCTGATCAGTTTCCAGCCCTCGTTCGGAACCGCCAATCAACCGGACCAGGTGATTGTGCGCTATTGGAACCCGAAAACCAAGCAGAAGTTTGAGGGGTTAGCGACGCGCGCCGACCTGGCGCAGGATGGTGTGATCGATCCCACTGCCGACTTTGGGGTACAGCAAGGGCCGCTCGCAAAGAAGACCGACTTGGTTACAAATTTGGTAGTACAGAGCGACGACGAGGCCAAGACTGCAGCCAAGCGAAGACTGCGCATTCTGGCACAGGTGCTCATCGAGGGCAAAGGAAAAACGGTTGGCCTGCCCGACCTGCGTTCAGGCAACAAGATCAGGATCAAGGGGCTCGGCCGCTACAACGGGCTCTATCACGTTACGAGCACCACACACACCATAGGGGATAGCGGCTACACCACTGAATTTTCCGCGCGCATGGAAACGGATCCAACTTAG
- a CDS encoding LysM peptidoglycan-binding domain-containing protein: MPLEKLTILPENSGPIQALFNPEHYTVSKSLQLAEVVIPGLDAPVVQYVRGQNEKVTMELFFDTTDFGMVDPVVDVRSLTGQIYQLLKIDGNLHAPPRVQLAWGTGGKLTSYGASISPWLLLESISEEFSLFSPQGVPLRAKLNVSFREAWTIAQQLQVTPRHSSDRTTLHQVVRGETLAQISYQQYKDPTQWRLIADANSLANPRLLTPGQTLTIPPYPSSTTTTGGQ, from the coding sequence ATGCCGCTTGAGAAACTGACCATCCTGCCGGAGAATAGCGGCCCCATCCAGGCGCTGTTCAACCCGGAACACTATACCGTCAGCAAAAGTCTGCAACTCGCGGAGGTAGTGATTCCAGGCCTCGACGCGCCGGTGGTCCAGTATGTGCGCGGGCAAAACGAAAAGGTCACCATGGAGCTGTTTTTTGACACCACCGATTTTGGCATGGTCGACCCAGTTGTTGACGTCCGCAGCCTGACTGGCCAGATTTATCAGTTGCTCAAGATCGACGGTAACCTGCACGCCCCCCCAAGGGTCCAGTTAGCCTGGGGAACCGGAGGGAAGCTCACGAGTTACGGAGCGAGTATCTCTCCCTGGCTGTTGCTGGAAAGCATAAGTGAAGAGTTCAGCCTGTTCAGCCCGCAAGGCGTGCCGCTTCGTGCCAAGTTGAATGTCAGCTTCCGCGAAGCTTGGACCATCGCTCAGCAGCTGCAGGTAACCCCACGGCATTCGAGTGATCGCACCACCCTCCATCAGGTAGTGCGGGGAGAGACACTGGCGCAGATTTCGTATCAGCAGTACAAAGACCCCACGCAATGGCGCCTGATTGCTGACGCCAACTCATTGGCCAACCCCCGGCTGCTCACCCCAGGACAAACCTTGACTATTCCGCCGTATCCGTCTTCGACCACTACTACGGGAGGGCAATAG
- a CDS encoding phage tail protein: MGSNPLRIDPVGSFNFYVTLIDNSSVDATLITGSIDYSIPGFSECTGLDASVEIMDYREGGVNDYVHRFATRATYSNLILKHGVISLDDDLWSWHYDWVQGLGTRKDGLVVLLDSTQAAAKIWRFKRGIPTKWVGPTLNATQSTVAIESLEISHEGLDMELGA, translated from the coding sequence ATGGGCAGTAATCCATTACGCATCGATCCTGTCGGCAGCTTCAATTTTTACGTGACGCTGATCGACAACTCCAGCGTGGATGCGACATTGATTACGGGATCGATCGACTACAGCATCCCCGGTTTTTCAGAATGCACGGGCCTCGACGCATCCGTCGAAATCATGGACTACCGCGAGGGCGGTGTAAACGACTACGTGCATCGCTTCGCCACCCGTGCCACCTACTCGAATCTGATCTTGAAGCACGGCGTTATCTCTCTCGATGACGATCTTTGGAGCTGGCATTACGACTGGGTGCAAGGGCTTGGTACGCGCAAGGATGGACTGGTCGTGTTGCTCGACAGCACCCAGGCAGCGGCGAAGATCTGGAGGTTTAAGCGAGGCATTCCCACCAAGTGGGTGGGGCCCACGCTCAATGCCACACAAAGTACCGTCGCTATCGAATCGCTCGAAATTTCTCACGAAGGACTTGACATGGAGCTCGGTGCATAA
- a CDS encoding phage tail sheath C-terminal domain-containing protein, with translation MTITTYLTPGVYRTPQVAPQPVLQLVRTDIAGFVGFAQRGPLPEDFPPATFDGSQAVVNISSWKQFLTTFGSFQEYGYLAYAVRAFFANGGKDCFVARVATTISADPTQNAARAFFSLPSGAPLPIGTVSKVVNPFVCVLAATVAPAVGDLLSISGGGITQLVHVAALLGSGQILLAASLQNSIAVGAAVSRFPGACRICAASRGKWGNTLRIQISPPQGATFALRVYVDNGPQGSPTEDEYYRNLTLTDPGSYNYAPAILQQQSNLIRLEVLGTAAPIQLSAAEPLSAGTFYLQGGRDGLAAITLNDFSGGPSDLRGLQLLEHVEQIGIVAIPDAVFETPQVLHLSPSPADECLPPVSSPVSAVASDPTAVATPLSAQDSLQLQRLMIDQCARLRYRVALIDPPDMLQIGAVQTWPLANGFVGSPSSRFAAIYYPWLASPDALQLDGPTRNIPPSGYIAGAYAQTDLAYGVQRPPANVELQFVVDVEQAISDLQQQGLNLNNINAIRTFPGRGIRVWGARSLAPASDDNWRFIHVRRLMSAIEETVERSSRWVVFQSNDDALRSSLTHSLTVLLTGIWSKGGLQGAKPADAFYVKCDTTNNPQTAIDQGQLICQIGIAIAAPMEFLVFEIRQDASGAQVVES, from the coding sequence TTGACCATTACCACCTACCTCACTCCCGGTGTTTACCGCACTCCACAGGTCGCGCCGCAACCAGTGTTGCAGTTGGTGCGCACCGACATCGCTGGGTTTGTTGGCTTTGCCCAGCGTGGACCGCTGCCGGAAGATTTCCCCCCGGCTACGTTCGACGGCTCGCAAGCGGTGGTAAATATCAGCAGTTGGAAACAATTCCTGACCACCTTCGGGAGCTTTCAGGAATATGGCTATCTTGCCTATGCGGTGAGAGCGTTTTTCGCCAACGGCGGAAAAGACTGCTTCGTCGCCCGCGTCGCCACGACGATCTCGGCGGATCCAACGCAAAATGCTGCTCGTGCTTTTTTCAGCCTGCCCTCTGGCGCGCCGTTGCCAATCGGCACGGTGAGCAAGGTGGTTAATCCGTTTGTGTGTGTCCTGGCCGCAACTGTTGCTCCGGCTGTGGGCGATCTACTGTCCATTAGCGGCGGTGGTATCACCCAACTGGTCCATGTCGCTGCTTTGTTGGGCAGTGGACAGATCCTGCTGGCCGCTAGCCTGCAAAATAGTATCGCCGTTGGCGCGGCGGTCTCCCGTTTCCCAGGGGCGTGCAGGATCTGCGCTGCCAGCCGCGGCAAGTGGGGCAACACGCTCCGTATTCAGATCTCGCCGCCACAAGGAGCCACCTTCGCGCTCCGCGTCTATGTGGACAACGGCCCGCAGGGCTCTCCGACCGAGGATGAGTATTACCGCAACCTCACTCTCACAGATCCAGGCAGTTACAATTACGCGCCAGCAATACTGCAACAACAATCGAACCTAATCCGGCTCGAGGTGTTGGGGACGGCGGCGCCGATCCAACTCAGCGCGGCGGAGCCATTGTCCGCCGGAACGTTCTACCTCCAGGGCGGGCGCGACGGTCTCGCGGCGATTACCTTGAATGACTTCAGCGGCGGCCCCAGTGACTTACGCGGCTTGCAACTGCTCGAGCATGTCGAGCAGATCGGGATTGTCGCTATTCCCGACGCTGTATTCGAAACTCCTCAGGTGCTGCACTTGTCCCCGTCGCCGGCCGATGAATGCCTCCCGCCCGTTTCGTCTCCTGTCAGTGCGGTTGCCTCCGATCCGACTGCTGTGGCCACTCCGCTCAGTGCGCAAGACAGCCTTCAACTGCAGCGACTCATGATTGACCAATGTGCCCGGCTCCGCTACCGTGTGGCTCTCATCGATCCGCCAGACATGTTGCAGATCGGCGCAGTACAGACCTGGCCGCTGGCAAATGGATTTGTAGGCTCCCCGTCTTCGCGTTTTGCGGCCATTTATTACCCTTGGCTGGCTTCGCCCGATGCTTTGCAACTCGACGGCCCAACCAGAAACATTCCCCCATCCGGTTACATCGCCGGCGCCTATGCGCAGACTGACCTCGCCTACGGCGTGCAGCGTCCCCCGGCCAACGTGGAACTGCAGTTTGTTGTGGATGTCGAGCAGGCCATTTCTGACCTCCAGCAGCAAGGCCTCAACCTGAACAACATCAATGCCATCCGCACCTTTCCCGGTCGCGGTATCCGCGTCTGGGGTGCCCGCTCCCTAGCTCCTGCCAGCGATGACAATTGGCGCTTCATTCACGTGCGCCGACTAATGTCCGCGATTGAAGAGACGGTTGAGCGTTCCAGTCGATGGGTTGTGTTTCAGAGTAACGATGATGCCTTGCGCAGCTCCTTAACCCATTCCCTGACCGTGCTGCTCACCGGCATCTGGTCGAAGGGGGGTCTCCAGGGCGCCAAGCCGGCAGACGCTTTCTACGTGAAGTGTGATACGACCAATAATCCGCAGACCGCCATCGATCAGGGCCAGCTGATCTGCCAGATTGGCATCGCCATCGCGGCGCCCATGGAGTTTCTCGTATTTGAAATCCGCCAGGATGCTTCCGGCGCGCAGGTTGTGGAGAGCTGA
- a CDS encoding phage tail protein has product MASGARNDPYGQFNFLIEIDGVTRAGFSEVSGLTSDTNVIEYREGDEVTTVRKLKGLDKYINIVLKRGYTQDTSLWTWRQTVLDGTPQRTTGTITLLDEARKPVLSWNFTQGWPAKLEGPAMNGKTSEVAIETLEIVHEGLELVVVS; this is encoded by the coding sequence ATGGCATCAGGAGCCCGTAACGATCCTTACGGTCAATTCAACTTTTTGATCGAGATTGATGGCGTCACCCGAGCCGGTTTCAGTGAAGTAAGCGGACTGACCTCAGACACTAACGTCATCGAATACCGAGAAGGTGATGAAGTTACAACTGTGCGCAAACTCAAAGGGCTCGATAAATACATCAATATTGTTCTTAAGCGCGGTTACACACAAGACACCTCTCTGTGGACCTGGCGACAGACAGTGCTCGATGGCACTCCACAGCGAACTACCGGCACCATCACCTTGCTTGACGAGGCGCGAAAACCTGTGTTGAGTTGGAATTTCACCCAAGGCTGGCCGGCGAAGCTTGAGGGCCCCGCGATGAATGGCAAGACCAGTGAAGTAGCCATTGAGACGCTTGAAATTGTCCACGAGGGGTTGGAACTCGTGGTCGTATCGTAG